The sequence GGGACTGATAGGCCAGAGATGAGAATAGATAACGGTCACAGAACACCCAGTGACCCGCTTCCAGTCTCTCTCTTATTATCTTCTGGTGTTCTCTGCGGTCGGCGGCAAAAAGCTGTGCCAGTGTGAGAGGATCGGCACTCTCTCTTTTCTCAAGAACATCCCTGCAGGCTCTTCCGATAAAACCATCGGAGGGTTCAAAGGTTCTATAGCAGGAAATACTATTTTCCAGGCAGTAAGTTTCAAGTCTGTTCAGCTGAGTTGTCGTACCTGAACCGTCCAGGCCCTCCAGTACAACAAATTTATCCCATATTCCCATTACATATCCTTGCGTATTCAGATGTTTCAGATAGAATAATACATGACCGGTTACATTGCTACCCACTTCCCTGTATTTGTTTATCTTACTGTATTGTAAGGAATTACGCAATATTTAAATCTGCGTAATTCCAACATTTCTTTCAATATCCACCCGTTTCAAAGGCCCATTGCTATCAGATCTGCAACTACCCTTTCAATTAATACCCTGTCAGCAAAACATTTCCAGATTTACAATCCAAATTAAGGTAATTACTTTCAATTGCTATCAGATCTGTAACTACACCACAAACTAGTCCCTGTCAGCAAGTCCTTTATATAATCTTATATGAATTCGAGGTTATATTTTTGAATTGCTGACAGGGCGTGGTCTGAAGTTGTTTAAGCAACTTATTTTTTGCAATAAAAAGTGATGATCCATGGCGCAGCAAATCCTTTCTCCAAGAGCCATTTTGAAGGACTTGATTTTGGAGTGATAAAATCAATAAATATTTTTAGGAGAGGGACATTCAGGGGTATCCGGCACCATAAGTTTTCATAATTCTAGTAAAGTCCAATCTTGTGTGTTTAAAGAATCATTGATCATCAAGTAAATCTTCATCAGAGATAAATCCAGAAATCTCTTTTCCACCAAAAGAGAATAATACTGCTCCCTCTAATTTACTCACTAAAGTTATAAAGAAGCAGTATAAAAAAGTTATATAGATGTAAAACTGTATGAATTGTAACTTTGATAGGTGTATTTACATTTTTGTTGATATTGAGTGTTGGAGAACCTGAACAGCTTGTATTCTGAGTGCTAAAGATCAATTCTTGTGGTTGTGATAATATGAGAACTTGATTACATTTCAAAATAATTTTGAACCAGTATAAAAGAGGATTGAATGAGCAACTGTGTCACACTAAAATCAATAAGTGAGCTGCTTGGAGAGAGTTTCTATGTCCCTGAATATCAGCGTGGTTATCGATGGACTGAGTCTCAGATAAGCGATTTATTGGATGATATTCATTCATTTGCTGTAAAAGATAAAAAATCAAAAAAGGAATTTTACTGCCTGCAACCCATCATTGTGAAGTCGCATCTGACTGAAGAAGATCAAACTGTATATGAAATTATTGACGGCCAACAAAGGCTTACCACTATTCATATTTTGCTATCCTATTTGATAAAAAAACATCTGCATAACGAGCCTTTGGAAGAGGCATATGAAAAAACTCTTTATACGATTAGTTATAAAACTAGACCTGATAGTGCAGCATTTCTTAAAGACATAGATTCTGATGCAGAAGAAGACTTTATTGATTATTATTATTTTAAAAATTGCTATAAATATATAGAAACCTGGTTTGATGAACCTGGAAGGAAAAGAGACGCGAGGGAAGCCGTTATCCAGACATTGGTCAACAGTGAGGAGAATCAAAAGTCTTTTGGGGTTGTCAAAGTAATCTGGTATGAGTTGAATGATAATACGACAAATCCTATTGAAACCTTCATTCGGGTTAATTTGGGAAAAATATCGTTAACCAATGCAGAATTGATAAAAGCCCTTTTCCTGCAGGAAAGAAATTTCGGAGAAGGGGATCTGGCCCGGCTTAAGCAGCTTGAAATTGCCAATAAATGGGATCGTATTGAGAATGAACTGCAGGATGAGAATTTTTGGTGGTTTCTGAATAAGTCGGAAAATAAAAAACCATCGCATATCGAATATCTATTTGATATGATTTGCGATGAAGATGACTCCATACCGGAAAGAGTCATAGGCAACGACGAGCACAGAACATTCCGTTATTATGCGCATAGATTTGGAAAGGACCCGGATCATAGCCGTATCAAGGCGTTGTGGAAAGAGATCGAAGAGCGTTATGACGCATTAAAAGAGTGGTATACGACTCCTGAATGGTATCATTATATTGGTTTTCTGATTTATTGCGGTAAATCCGTTAGTTCTATAATGGAATGTTTAAATGATAAGACCATTCAAACAAAGCAGGACGTTACATTAAAACTTATTCAGAAAATCAGTGAAGAGTTTATCCGAGTCAAATGGACTGGAAAGGATAAAGAGCCTCATTTAGATTTATCCTTTGAATCCGGAAGCGATATACTCAGAAAATTCTATTTGCTTTTTAATTTGGAATATTTAAATCAGCAATGTCTGAATGGCAATCTTATTTCCTATTTTCCTTTCAAAGCCTTTAAAATCGGGAAACATAAGGGGGGAGTTAGCTGGGATATCGAACACATAAGTTCTTTAACGGAAAACAATCTTGAAAAAAGGAATGATCAGACCGAGTGGTTAAATACTGTATTGATGGATTTAATTTGCCCTGATAATGAGATACTGGATGAAATCGAAGATTTCAAAAATGATGAGAACAGTAGAAAATTCAATTATCTATATACAAAAATAGTTAATTTCTCAGAAGAAAATAAAATCGATGAAGAACTGAAGAATAGCATAGGGAATTTGACATTACTGGATGCTGGCACAAATAGAGGGTACGGTAATGCATTATTCACTTCAAAAAGAAGGATCATTATAGAAAAAGACAAGGATGGTGAATTAATTCCTCTTTGTACCAAAAATGTATTCTTAAAGTATTTTGATGGAAATGTTCAACCGAAGTGGATTAGTGAAGACATAAAGGCATATAGAAAAATATTGGAAAATACAATGGTTAAATTCATCCCAGTAGGCGAATCAATATGAGCAGCACCAACAAATATTCTTTATTAGACCTTCTTGACGGAACCATCGCAATTGAAAGCGAAGGAAGCCTTGTATTTCATGACATGAACGGTATTGAAATCCCGATAATTCAGAGAGATTATGCCCAGGGAAGGGACAGCGCCCGATATATCCGGAAGCGGTTTTTGAATGCCATCTTCGAAGCTCTCGAAAACCGGACAATTCTAGAACTAGATTTTGTATATGGATCCATCAAGGAGGTAGAAGATAATTCAAAAATACTCAAAACCTTTATTCCTTTGGATGGACAGCAGCGGCTGACGACACTGTACCTTCTGTACTGGTTTATAGCAAATAAGGAACTCTCTGGTGATCGGCTTCAGCAGGAACGTTCAAAGCTTAGAAAATTTTCCTACTCAACTCGCTCAACGGCACGTTCATTTTGTGAAAAACTGTCTGAAATCGGCTACTCCGGAAGCGTGAAGACTTCTATAACCTCCAGCTACTGGTTTCACAAAACATATGAAAATGATCCTACAGTAATGGGAATGATAGCTACTCTCCACGATATTCAGAATAGATATATATCGGAACAGCCTCTTTATGAAAACCTTCCGCAACTCTGTTTTTATATAATGCCCCTCGAAGGATTTGATTTAACGGATGAGCTTTATATTAAAATGAATGCTAGAGGAAAATCCTTAACAGATTTTGAAAATTTTAAAGCAGATATCCTTAGCTGGATGAAATCCGAAAAAAATCCGGAGAAAAAAGATTACGAAAGACAGGTCATGATGAGCGGAAAACTTGTCCCTAGATTCTTGGCTTTTGCATCAAAAATGGACAACAGCTGGACAGATATTTTCTGGGAAAAAGCAAAAAGTAACTCAAATGAAAAAGACAGGATCGTAGATCCCTATTTTTTCAGATTTATTAAACGGTTTTTACTCAATGATTTTATCATAACGTCTACAGAATCTAATGCGAGTATTGAAGACTCGTCTGAATTTAGGCTCCTGTACTCAACCGGCCATGAAGAGAAAACCAAGTATCTGACATTTGAAGATTATAAAGGTTTTATTGTAGAGAAAAGAATTGCAAATCTCGAAAGGATTTTCGATCTATTATCAAAAAACCAGGCCTCTATAAAAGAAATCATTCTCCCTCCCTGGGATAGGGAGGATATATGGTTTTTGTATGATGACCTGATTTCTCAACCCCAGAGACTTCTGTTTTTCGCTGTAACCCGGTATCTGGAAAACTGTACGGATTTCGATAAGGATAAGTTTTCCAACTGGATCAGAGTAGTTTGGAATATTATTGCAGATCCGGATATAAGAAGCATTTCTTCCATGATAACTGCGATGAAAACCATTGATAGGATTTCAGCTGGTTCAAACAGTATACATGCATTCTTTGAAGAGGGGAAATTTGACCGATATATTAGTGATCTGACAAATATTCATAAAGATCAATTACAGGAAGAAAAGTTAAAAATAGATTTATTCAGGACTGACGGTTGGAAGGATAGGATTCTGGAAGCGGAAAGTCATCATCTGTTTCAGGGTAATATAGGCTTTTTGCTTCAGGACATTAATGCTCCTGAAGCTTTTGCCAAAAAACTTGAACAGGCTCAAATTCTGTATTCACAAAACGACGCTAATACAGACTTCTTGTCAAATCATGAATTATTCAGATATTGCATAAGTAAAATTGAAACATGGGATAATCTAGAAAAGTTGAATCTAAGGAATGAGATTTTGAACTGGAGACTTTATTTAAGAAGAAATAGAACTTTTATGCAATCTGTTTCTGATCTCTGTTCTATGTCCAGAGATGAAATAAGCCGGACTATAACAGAGGGTTTAAAAAAGAATTCTCAGATTGAGGGTTGGAATCGGGAGCGTTTGCAATTAGTTCATTCCAATATCTATAAAAGTAAGGATTTTTTTGATTGGGCAGATCAGAATAAGCTTTCAACGATCAGATGGAGATATGAATTATATTATTTTGTCCGTCCGAATGCCTGGTATGATAAAGTGCTGATCGACGGTTACAGAAATATTGTAATACATGAATTCTGTATAATGGCTGGTCTGGATAATTCATATCACCGCTGTAATCAGTCAGATTTTTTCTGGGGAGAGCAAATTGATTTTCCCCTAGAGAATGAAGACGTAGTTGTTTCTTTTACAGGAGAAAATGTTGTAGAGATCCAAACTAGAACGGCGGACGACTGGACTACTGTTTATTCAGATATGATAGAGGTTAATAATCATGAGGATGCCAAAGATTTTGCAAAAAACATATGGACAAAATGTGATTCCTACCTATAAATTCATAATGGTTATTGTTAAAAATTTGAATGGAGATTTCATCGATTCAGAGAGACAGACTGCCCCACAAAATGTGGACACCTTTATAAGTTAGATTAAACTATTTGAAGTAGTTTCAAATGAGTAGGAAAAAGACCTAAGCGTACACAGTGGATTTTCGTAAAGAAGTAATGAAGGTTGACATTTAATGAAGCAAAAAGAAACCGATCTCCACCTCCGCAAAGGCTCCCAATTACACTCTGCAACATTTTCATTACATCTCAGGTCGCCCTTGCTCCGGCTCCGAATTCAGCACATTTGGTAAATCCCATTCTAAGTGTCTATAAAAAACCCAGCGCCCTCCAACTCCAGATGCCTGCACGCTGCGCTTAGCAGTCACCAGGAGCTTCCGGGGACTTGATCATAAACTGTTAGTAGGAAACGAAACTGATTGATTGTAGCCCCTTCAGCAGCTATCTGATGAAAATGAAAAGTAATTATCACAAACGTGCTGAATAGATTTTCTTAATATCCAAACAGTGAACTTCAATCGAAGCTGATCCTTCCACCCAGATCCGTCCGATGCAGGCTGACGCCAGCATCGGACGGACCAGGCTTCCAGGAGTCGACACCCTGATGAAGTAATTATTCTTAAAGTTTCAAATTGGCAAAGGGGCAGGGGAAGACGAGAATGAAATAGATTTGCCCCGGCTCCACAGAGGCTTGAAACAGAGAGGACCCTTTGCTTTCAACCGTTACGGACGCCCCTGTTCCGCGGTATTTTTCCCGCTAAGAAGTACTGGATAAAGCAGCGATGATTTTCATGAGAATCCCTCCGCACCCGCTCCTACAAAGTGAGATGAATAGGGGGTTCCAAGAGCCGGAGCTCCGGGGTCTTCCCCTATGGTGCTGCTCCACAGTCCGCCTGCAGTCGTGGCATACGCCACTCCTGTTCCGGCTGTCTGTTCCCGCATCACCATCGTTTTTTCCGCAAACATCCGCAAATCGCCGTTCCGGCTTTCCTTTGCGGGCCTGGTTGCACCAATATTCAGCAGGGCCCTAAATGCAAACATCCCTGTTTGCCCGGTTCTCCCTCGGGGCATCAGGGTGTGTTAGTCCTGTTCACAAGGCCGGAGGGTATTGGCCCCAGGTTTATTTTCCTGGCAAAGAGAGTAGGGCAAGGAATAGAAGCCTCATTCGCAAGGCCTACTTTCAGGCGGGCTCCACCGGACAGGCAGCGCTGCAAGGTCGGGTCTATTAATGATGCCCCCCTCCCGTCCCCCCTTGGGGGAAGCGTCCGGTTCCGCCCGCCTGAAAGAACTTCCTGCAAAGAGATGAGTTTTCCCGCTGAGGCCGGCCTGCGGGTACTGCTGCGCAGACCCCTCCGGCCGGGAGACCTTGAATCAATATTTTTTGGCTTTTAGAATTTCCCCGGGTGGGGGTGTTTTTTTACCCTGTACTGATATCATCCCGGCAATTAATGAAACAAAAAGTGAATGATTAGGAAAAAACTGAGAAGTATAAGGCTCCTATATAAATATTCTTTATCCTTGTTCTCTTTCTTACTTTCTATTCTTAAGTTCATATACTACAGAAAGAATTTAGAGGGATTATAAAAGATTAATAGAGATTATAAGAGAAAGGCCTGACAAAGGCTTATGTATCACTAAGTACTGTAGAGTCTGCTGCTCAAACCCCAGAAAGGGGGATGGAGGGAAAGATTCTCCTGTTATAGAAGAAGGAAAACTAACAGAGTTCTACGAGAAATCCTTCATTTTAAGGAGAAGCTACACTGGGACTACATTGAGAAAAACAGTGGTTTTGATTGACTATATACGGGAGTACTGGTAATCAGATTATTACATTCTTTTTACATAGATATTTACATGATTCAAAGTGGATCAGTAACTCTGCTTCTCTTCAAGCTTGATTCCGATCCAGAAGATTCCAACGGACATGCGGATCTTATCCATTCCGAGCTCAGAGAGCATCATGCTGAAGTTCCGGTTACTCTTGGCCCGTTCGTTATTCTTCTCACACCAGGTTTTGTAGGCCCCATATAAAATACTGGACTGGGTCATGCTCTCCGCTACCATCTCGCATTTTTCAGAGAGGAACATTTGGATATCGCTCATCTGGCTTCTGTATTCGTCTGTGGCTTCGTTTACGGCCTCAGAACTCCCTAAGCCCTCCTTCTGCCAGCGGAGACAGCCCTCGACCATCCAGGCAAGAATCCCGGGGAGTTCCTGTTCCAGTTTAGCGGGGAGTTTCCTGTCCTGTTTGTCCTCGGGGATGGTCACAAGGAAGGGGATCAATTTGATTCTTCGCCAGATGGCATGATCTGTCCCTCCGATACGGGGTTTATGATTTGTAGCCATTACAATCTTGAAGGTGGGGAGGAACTGAAAGTATTCACCATAGAGGAAACGGGCGCTGATCATATCATTCCCCGTGAGTCTCTTGATGACCGACTCTGCTAATCTACCATGCTCATCACTCTCCATGGCCGTCACAAAGCGGGAGCCCTTAAGACGGGCAATATCGTTGGTGGCCTGTTCCCCTTTTTTCTGCATAAAGGTCTCCGTGGGAGTCGTTGTGGCATAGTCCCCCAGGATGCGATTCACCACATTGATAAAGGTGCTCTTGCCGTTGGCTCCCGTACCGTAGAGTATAAACATGGCCTGGCAGGCCATATCCCCGGTCAGGGAGCAGCCCAGGAATTTCTGAACAAAGCGGATCAGTTCCCGATTCCCGTCAAATATATCCTTAAGAAACTTCTTCCACACAGGACAGTCTGCATCGGGGAGATAATCCACGGGAGCCAGCTTTGTGATCAGGTCATCACGTTTATGAGGTCGCAGCCGCCCGGAGCTGAGATCGATGATTCCATTATTACAGTTCAGGAGATAAATATCCTGATCAAGAGCATCCGGAGAGATCCTGGCACGAGAGTCGGACTTGACAATATAGAGCATGGATTCGATCTTCCTGGCCGTAGAACTGCGCCTGGCATGAGCAAGCATGGCCATGGACTCCTCGCCGTCTTTACACCTGATGACTTTAAGGATCATAGATTCGACACTCATCCGGCCCATCTCAATGATGGTTCCCAGTTCATCTACGGCCCAGCGCTTTTCATCCCAGATCAGCCATTTCTTCCAGGGGGCACAGTATTTGATATCACCACCCCAATCTTCCAGCATCATTCGGGCATTGAAGAAATCAGAGAAGTCCTGTCCCCGGGCATCAGTATTCAAGGAAAGAACAAGGATGGCTTCCCTCTCATGATGCTTTTCTTCACCCATGCTGGTTGATTCTGAAATCTTCCACCTCGATATTTCCTCCATATAGGCGGCCCAGCGTATGGTGAAAAACCTCTCAGAGCGCAGCTCCTGTTCTGTGAGATCTCGGGACAAGCGGCTGCAACAGTTGTACATCAATGCCAGAAGGCCATAGCGTTTGCAGAGCTGTCTTTCCTGGAGTAAAGCCATCACGGCCCGTTGGTCTTCCCCTAATTCTTCCCTACAGAAGGCAATTGTCTTATTCACCTCATTGCGTTCATCCTCTTCAAAGCTCTGGATTCTGTCGGTCATCATCTTTAGATTCGTTTTTCTAGCCATAAATTCTCCTTTTTCGAACTATGCTCAGATTGAGCCCCTGTTTTAGCCCAGGTCGAGGAAGAAGGATATGTAGTGATGAAGGGCTAATTGTTTTAATTTTGCTATGGATAATTGATTTTGGGGGGTAGGGTTTACCCTACCTTTTATAGTTGTTGTGATGAGTTGTGTTAAAACGTAAGATTAAAATTCAATATGATTTTACTCTACCTGGGCATATACTAAGTATTATTAATAAAATGATTGAATAATCTGGGAACGGGAGTATAACTTTTTGTTGGTTATGGGATTAGAGGGTAATCAGTATAACTGTAGGGATGTTGGAATTATGCTGCGCAAGTTGTATTGTTACTTGCAGATACGGAAATTATGCTATTCAGGATATAAGAATTTCTACGGACAAGAATTTTTCAAAAAAGAGAAAACAAGACATAAATAAAAAAAGATTATATTAAAAACCGCGCCTAAAAAGCCCGTCGACCATGCTGGGTTAAGATGAGTGATTACGGATAAATAATCTTATATTCTCAGATAGTGTGCTTGCAAAAACTCTCACCCAGATATAAATTAAACCTTGTTTGACCGAGTTTGTCCCTGTTACATCTTTTGTTGACCAGACTAACACAATTGAGTGGAGTATCTAATGGAAGACCGCTGGCTATCTGTTGATGAAATTGCTGAATACCTTGGAGTGAAACGTGACACGATTTATAAATGGATAGCGGAACGCGAGATGCCAGCTCATAGGGTTGGCCGGTTTTGGAAATTTCAGAAGTATGAAGTTGATAAATGGGTGAAAACAGGAGAGTCTGCTGAAAGTGGGGAATAAAAAATATACTATGGCATTCACCACAGGCGGTCTCTTTCTACGGGAATCCGTCCTTGCCGCTGAACTCTTTATATCATCAAGAGATTGGGATACTGTAAAGAAGGATATTCATGAGAACAATCTCTTTCAATCTCGTACAGCGGCAGCTCTTCACAGAATAACAAGGGAAGTTTTGAAGCGCCTGAGACTTCTGTCTGATTTAGAAACTGAATTTCTCTTAAATGCCGCACGCCCCGACCAGCAAGCTCTCCTATGGATTGCCGTATGTCGTCGATATAGTTTTGTTGCAGAGTTCGCTACTGAAGTCATCCGGGAGAAATATCTTTCCCTAAATTATGACCTGTCTTATGAAGACTTTGACTGGTTTTTTAATAAAAAAGCTGATTGGTATCCAGACCTTGAAGAGCTTACTCTGTCTACCAGAAAGAAGTTACGACAGGTCTTATTCCGGATTTTGGGTGAAGCAGATCTTCTAACTGGTGATAATAAAATCACACCACTCCTATTCAGTTCCCGATTTATTAAAATGATCCAGGAAGGTGATTCTCAGGAATTAACATTTTTTCCCATATTTGAAAAAGATTTACGAGGAATGCGATGACCCAAGATAAAAGTAAACTTCCAATGCAGGAACGTCTGCAATACCTATTTTCCGTCATTTCCAGCGAAAGATTTCTTAAGAAACAGGGGCTGGGGAATGAAGTTCCTTTCTTCATCTGTCCATACGATCCCAGGGATGGAGTTGCTTTGGAAAAAATACAGAAGCAGCTGGTGAACCAATTGGAGAAATCTGGAGTGCAGGTTCTTACCATCAATCTTTATGATCTTTCAATTGAAATAGTAAAGAAACGTGAGATCTGGGATAGAGTCCTAACAATGGAGACGACTGTTTCTAAAGATAAGCTAAAGGAATTACTTCAAGGTGTTCTTGATCCAGAAAACCATCTTATTCCCGCGATATCAGAGAAAATGGATGAGCAAGTTTTTGATGTCATGTTCATCTCCGGAGTTGGAGAAGTATTTCCTTATATTCGATCTCATAATGTATTGAATAATCTCCAAAGTGCGGCAAAAGAGAAACCAACCATAATGTTTTTCCCGGGAGTCTATGTCCACTCCCTGGAATCAGGTGCTTCTCTGGATCTCTTTGGGAAACTAAAAGACGATAAATACTACCGGGCTTTTAACATTTACCATTACGAAGTATAGAAAAGGAAGGATAACATATGTCAATGAAAAATCTGTTTCAAAAACCTGTAGACCGCCCTATTGAAGGTGTTATCAAAGCTGATGATGAAGCAACTCTTCGACAGGAACTGGAAGAGTATGTTCTAACTCGTGAAGTAGAAAAACGATTGGGTATCTTTCTGGATGCCTATAATAACTATGAAGGAGCAAACGGAGTCTGGGTTTCGGGCTTCTTCGGTTCCGGTAAATCCCATCTTTTAAAAATGCTGGCCCTTGTTCTTGAAAACCGGGAAGTTGATGGTAAGTCTGCTATGGATTATTTTCTACCCAAATGCGGTGATAATGAAATACTCAGAGGCGACTTGAAAAAAACCATCTCAATCCCCTCACGAAGCATCCTTTTTAATATCGATCAGAAAGCTGATGTGATTAGCAAAAAACAGATAGATGCTCTTCTTTCCGTATTTGTCAAAGTCTTTGATGAGATGTGCGGATACTACGGCAAGCAGGGGCATATTGCCCAATTTGAACGTGATCTGGACAGCAGAAAAAAATATGAGGACTTTAAATCAGCCTATAACAGTATATCTGGGCTACCCTGGGAGAGAGGACGAGAACAGGCATTACTGGAAGGCCCAAATATTTCGAAAGCCTATGCAGAAGTAACTGGAAGCGACTCTTCTGCTGCTGATGGTATTCTGGATAAATACCGCAGTGAGTACAAAGTATCCATTGAGGATTTTGCTGAAGCTGTTCAAGCCTATATAGAAAGACAGGTTTCCGGTTTCAGGCTAAACTTTTTAGTTGATGAAGTGGGTCAATATATCGCTGATAACATCAAGTTGATGACCAACCTTCAGACCATTGCCGAAAGTCTGGCAACCAAATGCCGGGGAAGAGCCTGGGTGATCGTCACAGCCCAGGAAGACATGGACAGCGTATTGGGAGAAATGGGAAAACAGCAGAGCAATGACTTCACCAAGATTCAGGCCCGGTTTAATAACCGTATGAAACTGACAAGCTCCGATGTTGCAGAGGTTATACAGAAACGTCTTCTTTTAAAAAATGATGAAGGTGTGGAACTTCTCTCCGAGGTATACCACAAGCAGGTAAATAATTTCAAAACACTCTTTACTTTTGTTGACGGCTCAAAAGATTACAAACTCTATAATGGCCGGGAACATTTTATACACAGTTATCCTTTCATCCCCTATCAGTTCACTTTGTTTCAGACTTCCATTCAGAACCTGTCACTTCACAGTGCCTTTGAGGGAAAACACAGTTCTGTTGGGGAACGATCCATGCTCGGTGTATTTCAGCAGGTCGCCATCCAGATTGGAGATTCAAAAGTCGGACAGCTGGCCACTTTTGATCTGATGTTTGAAGGAATACGTACAGCCCTTAAATCGCAGATACAAAGTGCTATCAGTCAGGTCGCGGAAAAGCAGCTGGATAATAAGTTTGCCGTCCGTCTCCTGAAAGCCCTCTTTCTTGTAAAATATGTAAAAGAGTTTAAAACCACAGTTAGAAACATCTGTGTGCTTATGCGTGAGAGTTTTGAACAGGATACCTCTTCCCTGCAGAAACAAGTAGAAGAAGCCCTCAATCTGCTGGAACAGCAAACCTACATTCAACGCAATGGTGATTGCTTCGAATACCTCTCCGATGAAGAGAAGAATGTAGAACAAGAGATTAAGAATACAGATGTAGAAGCAGATAAAGTTGCGGAGGAGTTGGAAAAGCTCCTGTTTGATGGAGTTCTAAAAACCCGGAAAATCCGCTATGACGACAATGGTCATGATTACAGCTTTACCCGCAAACTCGACGACAAGTTATTCGGTCGAGAATCGGAACTTTCCATACATATCGTTTCGCCTTTTCATGAAAAAGCAGGTGATGAAGAAACCCTAACTCGCAATAGCTGGGGACGAAGCGAACTGTTGGTCCTACTTCCTGCCGATGACCGTTTGATTCGTGACCTGCTCATGTACAAACGCACAGAGAAGTATATAAAACAGAATATATCTGTATCACAACAGGAAGCGGTTCAGCGGATATTAAGCGACAAAGGATACCAGAACAGGGAAAGGCTCGGAGAAATCCAGGAACGTGTGAAATATCTTATGGGTAAAGCCAAACTCTTTGTTGCCGGGACAGAGATAGAAACCTCTTCGGAAGAGGGGCAGACCCGCGTTACAAAAGGATTCCAGGTACTGGTTTCCCGTGTTTATCCGAATCTTAGGATGCTCCGGGGAGCGAATTATTCAGAAGAACAGGTTCATACGATTCTCAACGATCGCCAGAATACTCTCGACGGATTGGATGTGACATCCCTTTCCGAAGCTGAACAGGAACTGTATGCCTTTATTCAGGGGAATCAGAATGGTGGGGTCCGGACAACTTTGAAGAGCCTGATCGAAAAATTTGAAAAGAAACCCTATGGATGGTATTACGC is a genomic window of Oceanispirochaeta sp. M1 containing:
- the brxC gene encoding BREX system P-loop protein BrxC, encoding MSMKNLFQKPVDRPIEGVIKADDEATLRQELEEYVLTREVEKRLGIFLDAYNNYEGANGVWVSGFFGSGKSHLLKMLALVLENREVDGKSAMDYFLPKCGDNEILRGDLKKTISIPSRSILFNIDQKADVISKKQIDALLSVFVKVFDEMCGYYGKQGHIAQFERDLDSRKKYEDFKSAYNSISGLPWERGREQALLEGPNISKAYAEVTGSDSSAADGILDKYRSEYKVSIEDFAEAVQAYIERQVSGFRLNFLVDEVGQYIADNIKLMTNLQTIAESLATKCRGRAWVIVTAQEDMDSVLGEMGKQQSNDFTKIQARFNNRMKLTSSDVAEVIQKRLLLKNDEGVELLSEVYHKQVNNFKTLFTFVDGSKDYKLYNGREHFIHSYPFIPYQFTLFQTSIQNLSLHSAFEGKHSSVGERSMLGVFQQVAIQIGDSKVGQLATFDLMFEGIRTALKSQIQSAISQVAEKQLDNKFAVRLLKALFLVKYVKEFKTTVRNICVLMRESFEQDTSSLQKQVEEALNLLEQQTYIQRNGDCFEYLSDEEKNVEQEIKNTDVEADKVAEELEKLLFDGVLKTRKIRYDDNGHDYSFTRKLDDKLFGRESELSIHIVSPFHEKAGDEETLTRNSWGRSELLVLLPADDRLIRDLLMYKRTEKYIKQNISVSQQEAVQRILSDKGYQNRERLGEIQERVKYLMGKAKLFVAGTEIETSSEEGQTRVTKGFQVLVSRVYPNLRMLRGANYSEEQVHTILNDRQNTLDGLDVTSLSEAEQELYAFIQGNQNGGVRTTLKSLIEKFEKKPYGWYYASILCLLAKICVRGKVELKIDGNILDENEQEKALRNTHTNGNVVLEPQEEFTASQIRALKEFYEDFFDSPASSKEAKALGKETEEAFRNLLKDLYPLTGQTSQYLFLTNLSAVVEELKEAEGKPYTWFLKELVRKNDHLLDLKEGIIDPIRKFMAGPQKEIYDAARELLINQKPNLEYGFTESAEIITAILHDTECYKGNKIQQLKVNVEELKAGINEKLQTEISKAVHVFQALLIRFKGMDEFQQLPEDRKNQLIESFSSFQNSLKSKELIAGIRDSLRRFEEGEYSRLLSSLSKPEEPTGGSASPTEDSSETPDAIQIQPQVISRRSILVDFDKAWLADEGDVESYLDALRKALLEEIKKGKRIQI
- a CDS encoding BREX protein BrxB domain-containing protein, coding for MTQDKSKLPMQERLQYLFSVISSERFLKKQGLGNEVPFFICPYDPRDGVALEKIQKQLVNQLEKSGVQVLTINLYDLSIEIVKKREIWDRVLTMETTVSKDKLKELLQGVLDPENHLIPAISEKMDEQVFDVMFISGVGEVFPYIRSHNVLNNLQSAAKEKPTIMFFPGVYVHSLESGASLDLFGKLKDDKYYRAFNIYHYEV